The genome window GCACAGGCAGAACGCATGACTGGTCACTCAGCCGCCGCATCAGGGAGACGGTTTCCAAACCCTTATTTTTAGCCGGCGGACTCCGCCCGGAAAACGTACGCCAGGCCATTACCACAGTTTCCCCTTACGGATTAGACCTCTGCAGCGGGGTCAGAACAAACGGCTCACTTGATGAGGAAAAGTTAGCACAGTTTATAGCTGCTGTTTAAGCTGCTTTAATCTATATATATTCTCCAAGACTCATTCTCCCCAACACCTAGCGCTAAGACAGCTAAGACGCAAAGAGATTTCCCGCAGATCACGCAGATTAACGCAGAGTTTTAAACCAGCGCCCCAATTGTCCGCCGGAAAATCTCGTGCAAAGCTATAAGGCCGCCAGGAGCTTTCCGATCCGTTTAAATCAGCGCTGCTTGCATCCGTAAAATCTGCGTGCGTTTGCAGAGCCGAACCCCGCGCTTAGCCGCAAAGAGATTTCCCGCAGATCACGCAGATTAACGCAGAGTTTTAAACCAGCGTCCAAATTGTCCACAGGAAAATCTCGTGCAAAGCTATAAGGCCGCCAGGAGCTTTCCGATCCGCGCTAATCAGCGCTGCTTGCATCCGTAAAATCCGCGTGCGTTTGCAGAGCCAAACCCCGCGCTTTGACGCCAAGCCGCAAAGGGCTCCCTCCTGTGCATTGTAAATTATTCATTGTACATTGCTCCTCCCCATTACTAATTACTAACTGCTAATTACTAATTATTTAAGAATGATCATCTTTTTGACGTTTCTGTAGCTGCCGGTCTCAAGAGAATAAAGATATATACCTCCGCCGACACTCTGACCAGCGGAATTTCTCCCGTTCCAGACGAGTGTGTGGTGCCCGGGTTTCAGAATTCCTTTATGCAATGTAACCACGAGCTCACCAAGCAGGTTATACACTTTAACAGAAACAACCGTTTCTTCCGGAATGCCAAACTTAATGGTGGTTTCAGGATTAAACGGATTCGGGTAGTTCTGCTCAAGCGAATATTCAACGGGAATATCATTGAGCATTACTTCCGTCTCGCCGATGATTCTCTCTGTTCCGTCATAATCACTCTGCCGTAGTATATATCGGACCGATCGCGCACCGGATGAAGGAAGATCACCGTCAAAAAATGAATACATAAAGGGGGTCAGGGCTGTGCCGCGGCCGGACACCATTCCAATGATTTCTTCATGATCACCCGCGATGCGCACCAGAGTAAACCGGGCATTGTTTACCTCCGATGCCACATGCCAGAAAAGTTGTACTCCGCCAGAGTCCACAACCGCACTGAACGAAGTAAGTTCAACCGGCACCAGCCCGCTTTCATCAAACGGATTTATAATCGGATGAATAGTATCATTCGGTTCAAGACAAAGCAGGGCTGTATAGTTGCTCACCAGATTATTCTCAACCGCTTTGCTTACGATGCCTGCGGTATCAGTAGGGGTGTTTGCAAACATATACTTCAGTTCTTCATTCCCGATCATTGTTGGAATGATGTTCACCTTAAGCGTTGTATCAAAATAGGGCGTATACGCCATGCTTTTCTGAAACACCTGTGAACTTCCCGTAAACCGGGCTGTTATGTTAGCTGTAATCTGGCTTGAGACTTCCATCTGTCCCATGTAGATAACAGGCTGATCGGGGTTATAAAGGAAATTATTAACCGGCTTAACTGAAATAAGCGAGTCATTAGGCCCGTCAAAAGTAAAATGTAAACTAAGACTGTCAACCATTGGTTTGGTGCCTGGCGCAAGCAGATTGTTAATAGTTGTCCAGTCAGTTATATGAGATTCAAAATGAGCTCCGTACGTTCTTGCGGCAAGCCGGTGCATCAGATAACCGCTGCCGTAAAACTCTTTATCATCTGCATAATAAGCAGGCGGAATAACCTCAACCCCGTCAAGCAGATTAACAGATTTAACAGATAACCTCTCGGTGGTAAGAGGGGTCAGAAATTCGTTTATCCACTCTTCGGTGCCGCTTCCGTTAACCAGAGAGTCAGAGTTCGAATAGACAAGCAGACGGGTTGTGGTATCACCAAGTGCCGCGTTGCGCAGCGTATAAAGCAGGTCCTTCAGCAGATAATTAACTTCAATTGCAGAAGAATTAAGCCCAAGCATCGGAATAGCCATCATTTTTCTCAGCGAAGCATCATCATTAAAAGGCCAGATACCGGTGACCACAAGCAGTCCGCCGTTGCCCATTCTTTTTGATATTACCATTGCATCACCGGTACTGTTCACTAATTCTTTTTTAACCGTTGAATCATTGAACGATAAGAAATACCCTCCATTCCGGTCATGTACCGGCGGAAAACCCCAGCTTATGTTACCATCTTCAGTTCTGAATAAAGTAACAGCATTGTTGGTATTATAAGCAACTCCCAAAGTTGGTATATAATATTTTGCGAGTTTTTCATGCCAGAGTCTGTTCCGGTCATAGTAGGTAAGAAACCTTCCTCCCGCAAGAAAAACAGAATCCAGCCGGACCCGAATTTGCTGTGCCTCATTGTCGGTTAATACATCTTCAAAACCATGATTATACGCGGCAACAGCATCCGCCCAGGTGAGATGATTCAATGCATCCGGTAAATAACTGAAATACATAATATCTGCTACCGAATCAATACCCGGATAACTCCAGATACTTTTCGCCTTAGGGTCACCATACAAAACTCTGCTGCGCGAGCTTACAAATACAGAGTCACCAAAATCACTGTTCACAAACCTGTTAAGCAGCGAGTCAACTTCATCAGGCATGTATGTAACCCAGTTTTCGGTAAGCTCTTTTATTTTTCCCGCACCGGAAACAAATAATCTGAACTGGTCATTGGCGGCAAGAGAAGATTTAATTGAGGCCTTAAGTCTGGGAATTATCAAATAAGAATGTTTCGAAAAATCACCGCTCAGATCAATTCCTATAGCTGTCTTTACTGGCAGCCGTGGAAAACTGTCCACCCCCATCACTTGCCAGGGGATAAACCCAAACTGAAAAAAGTTGCCTTTATCCGGCAGATTGTTGTTATCAAAAAATGCGCCGTTGCTAAAAGAAGTACCGTACTTAATCCGGAACGAACTAAGAGCTTTTACATTTTGCACCGTGTAGCGCTGATATATATAACCCATCGTGTCAGCGAGCGGATTAAATACCGCCTCTGGAATTTCAGGTATGCCGGGCGTACCCCACTGAGGCAGACGCTGTCTGAAAAGAAGGTCTGCGGGAAGCGTAGCTCCTCCGGAAGCAGTCAGATATTTAAGCGGCAGTTCGGCGAAGGCATTTGCAGAGTCCCACCGGGTCGGGATGATGATATTCATCTTAATTTTTCGGGTATGGCCTGAGATAAGCGGATAAATTTTTAATTCATACTGATTACCACGCTTGGTCAGAAAGGCCGGGTCACGCTTCATGGCAACAATACTGTCATAAATTCCGCGGGCAGTCCAGGTGTCCAGTATTATTCCCTTCATAACATCGCTGCCCACCCAAAGCCAGAGGTCATTAACGACCGCTCCTTCAGGAAGCTCAAATCTGTGGATAATTTCAACACTATTTATACCAGGGAAGACTCCGTTATCAGTGTATTCGAGGTATAATGACTGTTCGGTGTAGGCGCCATGAGGTTCAGCAACAATGACAAGGTTTTTTATGTATCCTGGTTTTTGCTGGGTGGTATTAGGCACACGGGTGACGAGAGTGTTATCTGCATGAAGGTGTAGCGAAGTAAGCAAAAAAACACTAATAACAATGAGCACAATTCGCGTGGTCATAGTATTAACTTTCTAATAGGTCCCTGAAGCAGAGCAACTAAAAAATCTGCTTTACAAATTTAAGAATAAAAATTAAAAAAACAGGAGTCCTCAGCATCTCGCGCAAAGAGGCAAAACCGCAAAGAGGTTTCGCAAAGAATTTTCCGATCCGTGAAAATCAGCGCTCCTTGCATCCGTAGAATCCGGGTGCCGTTACAGAACCGAACCTCACGCAAAGCCGCAAAGGGCTCCCTCGTGTACATTGTAAATTATTCATTGTACATTGCTCCCCATTACTAATTACTAACTGCTAATTACTAATTATTTAAGAATGATCATCTTCCTGCTCTGTGTATATACACCGGCAGCAGAAGTTACGGTGATCCGGTACAGATATGTTCCGCTGGCAAGCCCGCTGCCGTTAAAGCTAATCTGATAACTGCCTGCCTCCTGAATTTCATTCACCAGTGCGGCAACTTCTTCTCCGGTTGTATTATAGATTTTTAGCTGAACTATTCCTGATGAAGGCAGGGTATAGCTGATCATAGTCACAGGATTAAACGGATTAGGGAAGTTCTGTTTAAGCTCAAATGATGCTGGCGCACCGGCGGACACATACAGTTCTCCCGAATAACTGAAACTGCCGTCCGAGTCAACCTGTTTGAGGCGGTAGATATAGCCCTGATTGGCTCTGCTGTTATTGTCCCTGTATATATACTGCTTTGGTGAATTGCTGTTGCCGTGACCAGGTACAAAATCAATATTCTCCCAATTGCGGTTTTGTAGAGACGGTGCATGCATTGTTTCTACAGCAGACGCGCGTTCAATTTCAAAGCCGTAGTTGTTCACTTCTGTTGCAGTCGCCCAGCGCAGTTCCACCCCGCCCGAAACCCGCTTTGCGGAAAATGAGGTTAGCTCAACGGGGAGGGGGTTATCAGTGTCGGTAAATTTTGCAATTCTGTTTGCTGTGTTGCCGCCCGCAGATGTGAATGCCCCTCCAACATACATTTCTCCCGCCGTAGTATTTAAAGCAAGCGCAAAAACAGATGAACCAGTACCCGTTCCAACTGTTGACCAGGTTCCACCTGAAAATTTTTTCATTGTTGTATTAGTACCCGCGTATATATCATTTCCTGAGACTTTTATTGCGTAAACAACATCATCGGGTCCGGTTCCTAAGGATGACCAGGATGAACCATTCCACTTTGATATATAACCTGAAAAACTCCCGCCGGCATAAATGTCACTGCCTGATATTTCAATGGCATTTACCGTTCCCCCAAGACCCGAACCCAAAGCAGACCAAGAGGTGCCGTTCCACCTTGCAACATAATCCGCATTAATCCCGCCAGCCTGAGTAAAATTTCCACCAGCATAGATAATTCCTTCTGATGCTGCAATAGTATTAACCTCTTCATTTGTACCGGTTCCAAGTGCAGACCAAGCTGATCCATTCCATTTGGCAATACGGCTTGCTGAGTTTCCTCCTGCCGTAGAAAAAGTTCCACCTGCATACAAATCACCTCCATCCACCACCAGGGCATTTACTTCTCCATTAACTCCGCTTCCAATAGCGGACCACGCTTCTCCGTTCCATTGTGCTATGTTCGCAATAATACTATTACCCCCCGCCTCACTAAATATTCCTCCGGCAATGATTTTACCGTCATAGTAAGCAAGTGCATTCACCGTATTATTAACGCCAACTCCAAGAGAGGAAAATACGGAACCGTTCCATTTTACAATATTATTAACAGTACTTCCTCCCGCACTTTGAAATTTACCTCCAATATAAACATCGCTGCCAATAACAAGTACGGCGTTTACTCTAATACCAGAGCCGCCTGATACACCATTATAATCACCTTGCACCAATGCACTCCACGTTATCGCTTCAGTTTCATTTGGTGTGTTTGCGTATTTAATGCGGGGATTTTCAGAAGTGTTTGTAACTGCGGGTACAGTATTATCCTGACTGCCGGCTTTTTGTGGAAAGAGGGTAACGGCAGAAAAAATTACAGCGAACAGAACCGGCAACATGAATTTCATGTTTCCTCCAATTTGGTTGATGTTGGAAATTTATTTACCGGAAGGAGTCAGAGTTTCCCGCTGGGCCCCATCTATCAGAGCAACCTCAGCACAGCCGTGTGCGAAAAAAATTTGGTTGACGACCAATCCGGTCCCCGCAAAAATAGATAGTTCGCCGCAAAAGGACAAATAAAATTTATAAAAATTGAGACGTTTAATAATAGCGGCATTAGTAAAAAAGCTCTCGCAAAGCCGCAAATAAACCAGGAAAAATTTAACGCAAAGGAGGTAAAGTCAGACGCAAAGCCCCGCAGAGTTTTAGATCGCCATTTACTCATTTCTGATTACTAACTCCTAATTACAAATAACTAATTATATTATTTTGCTAATTTGTTATTATTAATCTGACTAAAATTGGCTGAATATGCTTGAAATAGAACGCCAGCTTCATACTATTGCCAGCAGGTATCTTGGTTCCCGGCGGGTTCTGGTACTTCTCGGTCCGCGGGGAGCGGGGAAGTCTCACCTTCTCCGGCTTTGGGCAGATGAACGGGAGTATGAGGCGCTATTCCTTAACGGTGAAGACCTTCGTGTGCAGGAACTGCTTGACCCGGCAAACTCCGGCCGGTTCATGACCATGCTTGGCAGCAGCCGTTTCTTTATCCTTGATGAAGCCCGCAAGATTCCCGATATAACCGAAACGGTGCTGCGCCTGCTGGATGATGCCGAGGCAGTTAAGATTATCCTTGCCGCTTCCTCTTCCGATGCGTTTGGTGATGACCCCGATGATCCGCTCCGCGGACAAAAATATACCTTCCACCTTTTTCCCCTGGCTGAAAAAGAACTTCCTCCCGGTGATCAGAGCGCTCCTCTTATGGAACGGCTTATCTACGGCTGTTACCCCGCGCTCTTTTCCCTGACAGGCCCAAAAGAGAAAGAGGACTATCTCCGCTCCGTGGTGAATGACTGCATATATAAAGATATTCCCGCTGCCGAAGGGATACGCGTATCAGAAAAAATCGGGCGGCTGATGCTGCTTCTGGCTGAACGTGCCGGAAATGAACTGAGTATGAATGAACTGGGGAAGGAGCTTTCCATCAGCAAAAACACCGCTGAAAAGTATCTTGAGGTGCTCAGCCGTCTCTTTATTATCCATCCGGTTGCGCCTTATGCCGAAGCGGGGAAACGGCACCTTGCCGGGCAGCGGCGCTGGTACTTTCTTGATAACGGGCTCCGCAATTCCCTGCTGAATAATTTTTCTGCTGCCGATAAACGGGATGATATATATATCCTCTGGGAAAACTACCTTATTTCTCAGCGTCTCAAGCAGCAGAGAAATCAGCGCCGTGCAGTTACAAATTATTTCCTGCGCACTTATGACGGACTAAGCATTCCCTGGCTGGAAGACTCCGGCGGAAAGCTGACCGGATATAAATTCACTCTTCGCTCCGCAAAAAAGAAATCTCCCGCGGCATGGCACAAAGCCCTGCCTCAGGCATCGTTCCGTGTGATTACGCCGTCAAACTACAAAGAGTGGCTCGTGGAATAATTAGGAATTAGTAATGAGTAATTAGTAATGAAAGGTGAGTTTAATCTGCGATATACATATTAATGTATAATTTACAATGAACACTTTACAATGGGGAGCACTTTTAGTGCTTTATCTAATTCTGCAAATGTTTTCCTTATGTAACATACAGCCGGGTTACAGCGGATGTACAAACCCCCGATTTTTATACCTATCGGGAGTCTGCCCATCGTAAATAATTGCGCAACTCTCCGGCAAGAAACAGAGGAAGATTCAGCAGCCGGAAACTTTTACCTGCCGGCGTGGTTACTTTTGTATCTGAAAATTCTCCTGAATAAAATCTGACCGCCAGATCATGCGGAGCCTCCTCCATAAACTGATGCAGCGAACGCAGCTTGCCGGACGGACCGGATTTCACTTCAACCGGAATTAGTCTGCCTTCATCAGGAAATATATAATCTACCTCAGCCTGCGATGATTTTTTCTCCCTGGTCCAGAATCCCAGTGTGCTTAATGCG of Ignavibacteriales bacterium contains these proteins:
- a CDS encoding T9SS type A sorting domain-containing protein, giving the protein MTTRIVLIVISVFLLTSLHLHADNTLVTRVPNTTQQKPGYIKNLVIVAEPHGAYTEQSLYLEYTDNGVFPGINSVEIIHRFELPEGAVVNDLWLWVGSDVMKGIILDTWTARGIYDSIVAMKRDPAFLTKRGNQYELKIYPLISGHTRKIKMNIIIPTRWDSANAFAELPLKYLTASGGATLPADLLFRQRLPQWGTPGIPEIPEAVFNPLADTMGYIYQRYTVQNVKALSSFRIKYGTSFSNGAFFDNNNLPDKGNFFQFGFIPWQVMGVDSFPRLPVKTAIGIDLSGDFSKHSYLIIPRLKASIKSSLAANDQFRLFVSGAGKIKELTENWVTYMPDEVDSLLNRFVNSDFGDSVFVSSRSRVLYGDPKAKSIWSYPGIDSVADIMYFSYLPDALNHLTWADAVAAYNHGFEDVLTDNEAQQIRVRLDSVFLAGGRFLTYYDRNRLWHEKLAKYYIPTLGVAYNTNNAVTLFRTEDGNISWGFPPVHDRNGGYFLSFNDSTVKKELVNSTGDAMVISKRMGNGGLLVVTGIWPFNDDASLRKMMAIPMLGLNSSAIEVNYLLKDLLYTLRNAALGDTTTRLLVYSNSDSLVNGSGTEEWINEFLTPLTTERLSVKSVNLLDGVEVIPPAYYADDKEFYGSGYLMHRLAARTYGAHFESHITDWTTINNLLAPGTKPMVDSLSLHFTFDGPNDSLISVKPVNNFLYNPDQPVIYMGQMEVSSQITANITARFTGSSQVFQKSMAYTPYFDTTLKVNIIPTMIGNEELKYMFANTPTDTAGIVSKAVENNLVSNYTALLCLEPNDTIHPIINPFDESGLVPVELTSFSAVVDSGGVQLFWHVASEVNNARFTLVRIAGDHEEIIGMVSGRGTALTPFMYSFFDGDLPSSGARSVRYILRQSDYDGTERIIGETEVMLNDIPVEYSLEQNYPNPFNPETTIKFGIPEETVVSVKVYNLLGELVVTLHKGILKPGHHTLVWNGRNSAGQSVGGGIYLYSLETGSYRNVKKMIILK
- a CDS encoding T9SS type A sorting domain-containing protein, giving the protein MKFMLPVLFAVIFSAVTLFPQKAGSQDNTVPAVTNTSENPRIKYANTPNETEAITWSALVQGDYNGVSGGSGIRVNAVLVIGSDVYIGGKFQSAGGSTVNNIVKWNGSVFSSLGVGVNNTVNALAYYDGKIIAGGIFSEAGGNSIIANIAQWNGEAWSAIGSGVNGEVNALVVDGGDLYAGGTFSTAGGNSASRIAKWNGSAWSALGTGTNEEVNTIAASEGIIYAGGNFTQAGGINADYVARWNGTSWSALGSGLGGTVNAIEISGSDIYAGGSFSGYISKWNGSSWSSLGTGPDDVVYAIKVSGNDIYAGTNTTMKKFSGGTWSTVGTGTGSSVFALALNTTAGEMYVGGAFTSAGGNTANRIAKFTDTDNPLPVELTSFSAKRVSGGVELRWATATEVNNYGFEIERASAVETMHAPSLQNRNWENIDFVPGHGNSNSPKQYIYRDNNSRANQGYIYRLKQVDSDGSFSYSGELYVSAGAPASFELKQNFPNPFNPVTMISYTLPSSGIVQLKIYNTTGEEVAALVNEIQEAGSYQISFNGSGLASGTYLYRITVTSAAGVYTQSRKMIILK
- a CDS encoding ATP-binding protein, yielding MLEIERQLHTIASRYLGSRRVLVLLGPRGAGKSHLLRLWADEREYEALFLNGEDLRVQELLDPANSGRFMTMLGSSRFFILDEARKIPDITETVLRLLDDAEAVKIILAASSSDAFGDDPDDPLRGQKYTFHLFPLAEKELPPGDQSAPLMERLIYGCYPALFSLTGPKEKEDYLRSVVNDCIYKDIPAAEGIRVSEKIGRLMLLLAERAGNELSMNELGKELSISKNTAEKYLEVLSRLFIIHPVAPYAEAGKRHLAGQRRWYFLDNGLRNSLLNNFSAADKRDDIYILWENYLISQRLKQQRNQRRAVTNYFLRTYDGLSIPWLEDSGGKLTGYKFTLRSAKKKSPAAWHKALPQASFRVITPSNYKEWLVE